In one Streptomyces sp. T12 genomic region, the following are encoded:
- a CDS encoding PP2C family protein-serine/threonine phosphatase: MDRHRDIAVRYLPAFGSLNVCGDWYDVVDLPPDRYSIAVGDVVGHGLEAAAVMGMLRSALSAAIRAVPSPVQALEVLGLYARAVDGALATTVVKVLIAPRSRLIIYSNAGHPPPVLLHPDGSWQLLDQATDPPLGARPEHVPRPQAGLSYARGDTLVLYTDGLIERRGEDIDTGLARLTDTLIM, translated from the coding sequence TTGGACAGGCACCGGGACATCGCTGTGCGCTACCTGCCTGCCTTCGGGTCACTCAACGTGTGCGGCGACTGGTATGACGTGGTCGATCTGCCGCCCGACCGCTACTCCATCGCCGTCGGGGACGTTGTCGGCCACGGCCTTGAGGCCGCCGCCGTCATGGGCATGCTGCGCAGTGCCCTGAGCGCGGCCATCCGGGCCGTTCCCAGCCCCGTACAGGCCCTGGAGGTACTGGGCCTGTACGCCCGGGCGGTCGACGGCGCGCTGGCCACCACCGTGGTCAAGGTGCTCATCGCCCCGCGCAGCCGACTGATCATCTACAGCAACGCCGGCCACCCTCCGCCGGTACTGCTCCATCCAGACGGCAGTTGGCAGCTGCTGGACCAGGCCACCGACCCACCGCTGGGCGCCCGTCCGGAACATGTCCCGCGCCCTCAGGCCGGCCTGTCCTACGCCCGCGGGGACACCCTCGTGCTCTACACCGACGGCCTCATCGAACGGCGCGGCGAAGACATCGATACTGGCCTGGCCCGGCTGACCGACACCCTCATCATGTGA
- a CDS encoding PAS domain-containing protein — MTPAEIDFEELFDAAPNPYLVLDADLVVRYANRAYLQVTGRTLEELAGQYILAAFPDTPAAPAAARDFGASLQRVLDSREPDVVAPKRFDIPVSDRPGELEERWWCGMASPVLGPDGTVKWIIAQADDVTEFHVFPRHSWPHPAAEHAGNRDRGPDVCPVARSGTTE, encoded by the coding sequence GTGACGCCAGCGGAGATCGATTTCGAGGAGCTGTTCGACGCCGCGCCGAACCCGTATCTGGTGCTGGACGCCGACCTGGTGGTCCGCTACGCCAACCGGGCCTATCTCCAGGTCACCGGCAGGACCCTTGAAGAACTGGCCGGGCAGTACATCCTGGCGGCGTTTCCGGACACTCCTGCCGCGCCGGCCGCGGCGCGTGACTTCGGCGCCTCACTCCAGCGCGTGCTGGATTCCCGCGAGCCCGATGTGGTGGCACCGAAGCGATTCGACATTCCCGTATCCGACCGCCCGGGTGAACTCGAGGAGCGGTGGTGGTGCGGGATGGCCAGTCCCGTCCTGGGGCCGGACGGCACGGTGAAGTGGATCATTGCGCAGGCCGACGATGTCACCGAGTTTCATGTATTCCCCCGTCATTCGTGGCCTCACCCGGCCGCTGAGCACGCAGGCAACAGGGATCGCGGCCCTGATGTATGCCCGGTCGCACGATCTGGAACAACTGAATGA
- a CDS encoding low affinity iron permease family protein, whose protein sequence is MTFKSPVQRGGPGRGRFDQFAQYASNFTSSPLFFLVCLILVGFFIASSAAHMAIEVLLLAGGAMTSVTLLLLALLKNAEMRAEHAIQRKLDAIAEALVDVYKGEQSEAVDRLRDAIRMEEET, encoded by the coding sequence ATGACCTTCAAGAGTCCTGTTCAGCGGGGTGGCCCGGGGCGCGGGCGGTTCGACCAGTTCGCGCAGTACGCCTCCAACTTCACCAGCTCGCCGCTGTTCTTCCTGGTCTGCCTGATCCTCGTCGGCTTCTTCATCGCCTCCAGCGCGGCGCACATGGCGATCGAGGTGCTCCTGCTCGCGGGCGGGGCCATGACATCGGTGACCCTGCTGCTCCTGGCCCTGCTGAAGAATGCCGAGATGCGCGCCGAACACGCGATCCAGCGCAAGCTCGACGCGATCGCCGAGGCCCTGGTGGACGTGTACAAGGGCGAGCAGAGCGAGGCCGTCGACAGGCTGCGGGATGCGATCCGGATGGAGGAAGAGACCTGA
- a CDS encoding hydrogenase maturation protein, which yields MNILLVASAFNSLSQRVYAELADLGHRVDVVLASHGPDAVRAAVHQTRPELIIAPMLKSALPEDVWREHTCLVVHPGPPGDRGPSSLDWAIAEEAPRWGVTVLQAEAAMDAGDIWASESFPVPPVGKSDLYRGEASDAAAAAVLLAVRRYADGSFKPRPQSDPQVAVVWRDFFRQEQRRIDWGRDSTEAVLRKLRGGDSQPGVLDEILGREVFLHGGHPEDRLRGRPGELLATRAGAVCRATRDGAVWIPELRPRKSSGDPAPFRRPAVSVLASFAADGALSGGGPHRLPEDKAPLELPADRRTWTDIRYRQQGDIGFLAFSFPGGAMNTDQCRRLLAAYRYALARPTSVLVLGGARDFFSNGIHLNVIEAAADPAGESWANLNAMDDLVDAVLRTTDRLVVAALGGNAAAGGLMLALAADEVWCRAGAVLNPHYRRMGLYGSEYWTYTLPRRVGAETARRLAREALPMSAATAARIGLVDRLVPVAAQEFAAETERRAAALAAAPDLARRIAAKASTRQADEEQRPLADYRRAELARMRAIFFDPQAPYHALRSAFVRKQPGGSDRPLSGDAR from the coding sequence ATGAACATTTTGCTCGTCGCCAGCGCGTTCAACAGCCTGTCCCAGCGTGTGTACGCCGAACTGGCGGACCTCGGGCACCGGGTGGACGTCGTCCTCGCCTCACACGGCCCCGACGCGGTCCGCGCCGCCGTACACCAGACGCGCCCGGAGCTGATCATCGCTCCGATGCTGAAGTCGGCGCTCCCCGAGGACGTATGGCGGGAGCACACCTGTCTCGTCGTGCACCCGGGGCCGCCCGGCGACCGCGGCCCCTCCTCCCTGGACTGGGCGATCGCCGAGGAGGCGCCGCGCTGGGGAGTGACGGTGCTCCAGGCCGAGGCGGCGATGGACGCGGGCGACATCTGGGCGTCCGAGTCGTTCCCGGTGCCGCCGGTGGGCAAGAGCGACCTGTACCGGGGCGAGGCCTCCGACGCCGCCGCGGCCGCCGTCCTGCTGGCCGTGCGGCGGTACGCCGACGGTTCGTTCAAGCCGCGCCCGCAGAGCGATCCCCAGGTCGCGGTGGTGTGGCGCGACTTCTTCCGGCAGGAGCAGCGGAGGATCGACTGGGGGAGGGACAGTACCGAGGCGGTGCTGCGCAAGCTGCGCGGGGGCGACTCGCAGCCCGGCGTGCTGGACGAGATCCTCGGCCGGGAGGTGTTCCTGCACGGCGGGCATCCCGAGGACCGGCTGCGCGGACGGCCCGGTGAGCTGCTCGCCACGCGGGCCGGGGCGGTCTGCCGGGCCACCCGGGACGGCGCGGTGTGGATCCCGGAACTGCGCCCTCGCAAGAGCTCCGGCGATCCCGCGCCGTTCCGCCGCCCGGCGGTCTCCGTGCTCGCGTCCTTCGCGGCCGACGGCGCCCTCAGCGGTGGCGGCCCGCACCGGCTGCCGGAGGACAAGGCCCCGCTCGAACTGCCCGCCGACCGGCGCACCTGGACCGACATCCGCTACCGGCAGCAGGGCGACATCGGCTTCCTGGCCTTCTCCTTCCCCGGTGGCGCGATGAATACCGACCAGTGCCGCAGGCTGCTCGCCGCCTACCGGTACGCCCTCGCCCGCCCCACCTCGGTGCTGGTCCTCGGCGGAGCGCGGGACTTCTTCTCCAACGGCATCCATCTGAACGTCATCGAGGCGGCCGCCGACCCGGCCGGTGAGTCCTGGGCGAATCTCAACGCCATGGACGACCTGGTCGACGCGGTCCTGCGCACCACCGACCGGCTGGTGGTGGCGGCGCTCGGCGGCAACGCGGCGGCCGGCGGCCTGATGCTCGCCCTGGCCGCCGACGAGGTGTGGTGCCGCGCGGGCGCCGTCCTCAACCCGCACTACCGGCGGATGGGCCTGTACGGCTCGGAGTACTGGACGTACACGCTGCCGCGCCGCGTCGGAGCCGAGACGGCCCGGCGGCTGGCGCGCGAGGCGCTGCCCATGAGCGCCGCCACGGCCGCGCGGATCGGACTGGTGGACCGGCTGGTACCCGTCGCGGCACAGGAGTTCGCCGCCGAGACAGAGCGCAGGGCGGCCGCCCTCGCCGCCGCCCCGGACCTCGCGCGCCGGATCGCCGCGAAGGCCTCGACACGGCAGGCGGACGAGGAACAGCGACCCCTCGCGGACTACCGGCGGGCCGAACTCGCCCGGATGCGCGCCATCTTCTTCGACCCGCAGGCTCCGTACCACGCCCTGCGGTCGGCCTTCGTCCGCAAGCAGCCGGGCGGCTCCGACCGGCCGCTGAGCGGTGACGCGCGATGA
- a CDS encoding hydrogenase maturation protease yields the protein MTRRGARLLVAGVGNIFLADDAFGPEVVRALEPRPLPPEVRVRDFGIRGLDLAYELLDGYVTAVLIDAAERGHPPGTLSLIEPELPDGARAAAPPEAHGMDPAKVLALAAHLGDGPLPRVLVLACEPQVRPRADEDIVPGLSAPVRKAVGRAVEALHAMVPALLADPASTPPLSRPEESAAPSAAGLACPMVHGVEDR from the coding sequence ATGACCCGCCGCGGTGCGCGTCTGCTGGTGGCGGGCGTCGGCAACATCTTCCTCGCGGACGACGCCTTCGGCCCCGAGGTCGTCCGCGCCCTGGAGCCGCGCCCGCTGCCGCCCGAGGTGCGGGTGCGGGACTTCGGCATCCGCGGCCTGGACCTCGCCTACGAACTGCTGGACGGCTACGTCACCGCCGTCCTCATCGACGCGGCCGAACGGGGCCACCCACCCGGCACGCTGTCCCTGATCGAGCCGGAACTCCCCGACGGCGCCCGGGCCGCGGCCCCGCCCGAGGCGCACGGCATGGACCCGGCGAAGGTCCTCGCCCTGGCCGCCCACCTGGGCGACGGACCGCTGCCGCGCGTCCTCGTGCTCGCCTGCGAACCTCAGGTGAGGCCGCGCGCCGACGAGGACATCGTCCCGGGCCTCAGCGCACCGGTCAGGAAGGCGGTCGGCCGTGCCGTGGAGGCCCTGCACGCCATGGTCCCCGCGCTGCTCGCCGATCCCGCGTCCACACCCCCGTTGAGCCGCCCGGAGGAATCCGCGGCCCCCTCCGCGGCCGGGCTCGCCTGCCCGATGGTCCACGGCGTCGAGGATCGATAG
- the hypB gene encoding hydrogenase nickel incorporation protein HypB — protein MCESVDVTKAVLAKNDGLAASLRAEMARRAVSVVNLLSSPGSGKTELLGRVLARAVERGIPVAALTADLATENDARRLARSGAPVKQLLTDGLCHLEARQLRGHVENWLPEDTALLFVENVGNLVCPASYDLGESLRIVLMAVTEGEDKPLKYPTAFGSAHLVVLTKTDLTEPAGFDEAAFGAHVQRVNPGVEIVRSCARTGDGVDTVLERVLAARDGAPVHRPPLAPHPHGHVHEHAPADSGLAAGPVA, from the coding sequence ATGTGCGAGTCCGTGGACGTCACCAAGGCCGTCCTGGCGAAGAACGACGGCCTGGCCGCGAGCCTGCGCGCCGAAATGGCCCGGCGCGCGGTGAGCGTCGTCAACCTGCTGTCCAGCCCGGGCAGCGGCAAGACGGAACTCCTCGGACGGGTGCTGGCCCGTGCGGTGGAGCGGGGCATCCCGGTGGCCGCGCTCACCGCCGACCTGGCGACGGAGAACGACGCCCGCCGACTCGCCCGTTCCGGAGCACCGGTGAAACAGCTGCTGACCGACGGGCTGTGCCACCTGGAGGCCCGGCAACTGCGCGGCCACGTGGAGAACTGGCTGCCCGAGGACACCGCGCTGCTCTTCGTGGAGAACGTCGGCAACCTCGTCTGCCCGGCCTCCTACGACCTCGGCGAGAGCCTGCGGATCGTGCTCATGGCGGTGACCGAAGGCGAGGACAAGCCGCTGAAGTACCCCACCGCCTTCGGCTCCGCCCATCTGGTGGTGCTCACCAAGACCGATCTGACCGAGCCCGCCGGCTTCGACGAGGCGGCCTTCGGCGCGCACGTGCAGCGGGTCAACCCCGGGGTGGAGATCGTACGGTCGTGCGCCCGCACCGGCGACGGCGTCGACACCGTCCTGGAACGGGTGCTCGCCGCGCGGGACGGAGCCCCCGTCCACCGGCCGCCCCTCGCGCCGCACCCCCACGGCCACGTCCATGAGCACGCGCCGGCGGATTCCGGCCTGGCGGCCGGCCCCGTCGCGTGA
- the hypF gene encoding carbamoyltransferase HypF produces the protein MTAPTTTRAVRRRVTVRGTVQGVGFRPYVHRLATDLMLAGFVSNTAYGVLIEVEGTDDGVGRFCDRLAAEPPPLAAVTGIGVEDVPVTGADDAFTIRSTEQSPGRTLLPPDTATCADCLRELADPGDRRHRHPFVTCTHCGPRFTIATGMPYDRAVTTMTGFPMCPACAREYGDPGDRRFHAQPVACPDCGPRLRLVPAAGSGIRPARDAGALTAARELLAAGRIVAVKGLGGYHLACDATDARAVDALRTRKARGGKPFAVMCADLAHAERLAVVSAAERAALTGPRRPIVLLRRRSSNLASGVCPGSPHLGVMLPYTPVHTLLFGLPGDRPGPWVLVMTSGNRSGEPIVTDDEEALTRLAGLADAWLAHDRAVASPCDDSLLRVRPDGTEQVLRRSRGYVPRPLRLPVAVRPALAVGGDLKNAPCVGEGDHAWFGPHIGDMGDLTTLEAARRAESHLRRLTGVSPELVAADRHPGYHSSRWARQRALQLPPATPVFVQHHHAHLASTMAEHGLDGSTPVIGVAFDGTGYGDDGTVWGGEILIADYTGYRRFAHLTPAPLPGGDAGVANPYRLALARLWAAGVRWDPDLPCVAACVPQELALLERQLNRGLVCVPTSSMGRLFDAVSSLVGVCHRAGYEAQAALELEAAAASAWGADASAYAFGVTAGACDPAPVLSAIVADLRRGTPAPVMAARFHRGVARAVAEICRHARRATGLTTAALSGGVFANALLEEECAALLARDGFAVLRHGEVPPNDGGLALGQLMVAAHERQKE, from the coding sequence GTGACAGCGCCCACCACCACACGGGCGGTGCGCCGCCGCGTCACCGTGCGCGGCACGGTGCAGGGCGTGGGCTTCCGCCCGTACGTGCACCGCCTGGCCACCGACTTGATGCTGGCCGGGTTCGTGAGCAACACGGCGTACGGCGTGCTCATCGAGGTGGAGGGCACGGATGACGGCGTGGGCCGCTTCTGCGACCGGCTGGCCGCCGAGCCTCCGCCGCTGGCCGCCGTCACCGGCATCGGCGTCGAGGACGTGCCCGTCACGGGCGCCGACGACGCCTTCACGATCCGCTCCACCGAGCAGTCCCCGGGGCGCACCCTGCTCCCACCCGACACCGCGACCTGCGCCGACTGCCTGCGTGAGCTGGCCGACCCGGGCGACCGCCGGCACCGGCACCCCTTCGTCACCTGCACCCACTGCGGGCCCCGCTTCACCATCGCCACCGGGATGCCGTACGACCGGGCGGTCACGACCATGACCGGCTTCCCGATGTGTCCCGCCTGCGCCCGGGAGTACGGCGATCCCGGCGACCGCCGCTTCCACGCCCAGCCCGTGGCGTGCCCCGACTGCGGTCCCCGGCTGCGCCTGGTGCCCGCGGCCGGCAGCGGCATCCGCCCCGCCCGTGACGCCGGCGCGCTGACGGCGGCCCGGGAGCTGCTGGCCGCCGGACGGATCGTCGCCGTGAAGGGCCTCGGCGGCTACCACCTGGCGTGCGACGCCACCGACGCACGGGCCGTCGACGCACTGCGCACCCGCAAGGCCCGGGGCGGCAAGCCCTTCGCGGTGATGTGCGCGGACCTTGCCCACGCGGAGCGGCTCGCCGTGGTCTCCGCGGCCGAGCGCGCCGCCCTCACCGGTCCCCGGCGCCCCATCGTCCTGTTGCGCCGACGTTCGTCGAACCTCGCCTCCGGCGTGTGCCCCGGCAGCCCCCACCTCGGCGTGATGCTGCCCTACACCCCCGTACACACTCTGCTGTTCGGGCTGCCCGGCGATCGTCCGGGCCCGTGGGTGCTGGTCATGACCAGCGGCAACCGCTCGGGGGAGCCGATCGTCACGGATGACGAAGAGGCGCTCACGCGGCTGGCCGGACTGGCCGACGCCTGGCTCGCCCACGACCGTGCCGTCGCCTCGCCGTGCGACGACTCCCTGCTGCGCGTCCGCCCCGACGGAACCGAACAGGTGCTGCGCCGCTCACGCGGGTACGTACCCCGACCGCTGCGTCTGCCCGTTGCGGTACGCCCCGCCCTCGCGGTGGGCGGCGACCTGAAGAACGCGCCGTGCGTCGGCGAGGGCGATCACGCCTGGTTCGGCCCGCACATCGGCGACATGGGAGACCTGACCACCCTGGAGGCCGCGCGGCGGGCGGAGTCGCACCTGCGGCGTCTGACCGGCGTGAGCCCCGAACTCGTCGCCGCCGACCGGCACCCGGGCTACCACTCGTCGCGGTGGGCCCGGCAGCGCGCTCTCCAACTCCCCCCGGCCACGCCCGTGTTCGTCCAGCACCACCACGCGCACCTCGCCTCCACCATGGCCGAGCACGGCCTCGACGGCAGTACACCCGTGATCGGCGTCGCGTTCGACGGCACCGGTTACGGCGACGACGGCACCGTGTGGGGCGGCGAGATCCTGATCGCCGACTACACCGGCTACCGGCGCTTCGCCCACCTGACCCCCGCCCCGCTGCCCGGCGGTGACGCGGGGGTGGCCAACCCGTACCGTCTGGCGCTGGCGCGGCTGTGGGCCGCAGGCGTGCGGTGGGACCCGGACCTGCCCTGCGTCGCCGCCTGCGTGCCGCAGGAACTGGCGCTCCTGGAACGGCAGTTGAACCGCGGCCTGGTCTGCGTGCCGACCTCCAGCATGGGTCGGCTCTTCGACGCCGTGTCGTCCCTCGTGGGCGTCTGCCACCGTGCCGGATACGAGGCCCAGGCCGCCCTGGAGCTGGAGGCCGCGGCCGCTTCCGCCTGGGGTGCCGACGCCTCGGCGTACGCCTTCGGTGTCACCGCGGGCGCGTGCGATCCGGCGCCCGTGCTGAGCGCGATCGTCGCCGACCTGCGGCGCGGCACCCCGGCACCGGTGATGGCCGCGCGCTTCCACCGCGGCGTCGCCCGCGCCGTCGCGGAGATCTGCCGGCACGCACGCCGGGCCACCGGCCTGACCACCGCGGCCCTGAGCGGCGGTGTCTTCGCCAACGCGCTGCTGGAGGAGGAGTGCGCGGCGCTGCTCGCCCGCGACGGCTTCGCGGTCCTGCGCCACGGCGAAGTACCCCCGAACGACGGCGGGTTGGCCCTCGGCCAGCTGATGGTCGCGGCACACGAACGACAGAAGGAGTGA
- a CDS encoding HypC/HybG/HupF family hydrogenase formation chaperone → MCLAVPGKVVAIDDSADPLTGLIDFGGVQKQACLEYVPEVRVGEYVIVHVGFALQRLDEESALASLKLFEELGLLEEEFGDAWEQAAKEAGTA, encoded by the coding sequence ATGTGTCTGGCAGTGCCCGGCAAGGTCGTGGCCATCGATGACAGCGCGGATCCGCTCACCGGGCTGATCGACTTCGGTGGTGTGCAGAAGCAGGCATGTCTGGAGTACGTGCCCGAGGTGCGGGTGGGCGAGTACGTCATCGTGCACGTCGGGTTCGCGCTCCAGCGTCTGGACGAGGAGTCGGCTCTGGCCTCCCTGAAGCTCTTCGAGGAACTGGGGCTGCTGGAGGAGGAGTTCGGGGACGCCTGGGAGCAGGCGGCGAAGGAGGCGGGAACCGCATGA
- the hypD gene encoding hydrogenase formation protein HypD, with translation MKYIDEFNDPDLARRLLDEISATATRPWALMEVCGGQTHSIIRHGIDQLLPEQVELIHGPGCPVCVTPLEVIDKALEIAARPGVIFCSFGDMLRVPGTDRDLFRVKGEGGDVRVVYSPLDALELARRNPDREVVFFAIGFETTAPANAMAVHQARRLSLTNFSLLVSHVRVPPAIEAIMTAPACRVQGFLAAGHVCSVMGTAEYPELAERFRVPLVVTGFEPLDILEGIRRAVRQLERGEHRVENAYERAVRADGNPAAVRMIEEVFEVTDRNWRGIGLIPLSGWRLTEAFRAYDAEHRFDVTDIRTEEPAECRAGEVLQGLIKPTECAAFGTTCTPRTPLGATMVSSEGACAAYYLYRRMNGPTAQAGQAPREEMNPVA, from the coding sequence ATGAAATACATCGACGAGTTCAACGACCCGGATCTGGCCCGGCGGCTGCTGGACGAGATCAGCGCCACTGCCACCCGGCCATGGGCCCTGATGGAGGTGTGCGGCGGCCAGACCCACTCCATCATCCGGCACGGCATCGACCAACTGCTGCCCGAACAGGTGGAGTTGATCCACGGCCCCGGCTGCCCCGTCTGCGTCACCCCGCTGGAGGTCATCGACAAGGCACTGGAGATCGCCGCGCGACCCGGGGTGATCTTCTGCTCCTTCGGCGACATGCTCCGCGTCCCGGGCACCGACCGCGACCTGTTCCGGGTCAAGGGCGAGGGCGGCGACGTACGCGTGGTCTACTCACCGCTCGACGCCCTGGAGCTGGCCCGCCGCAACCCGGACCGAGAAGTGGTGTTCTTCGCCATCGGCTTCGAGACCACCGCCCCCGCCAACGCGATGGCCGTGCACCAGGCCCGCCGCCTGAGCCTGACCAACTTCAGCCTGCTGGTGTCCCATGTGCGGGTGCCCCCGGCCATCGAGGCCATCATGACGGCCCCCGCCTGCCGGGTGCAGGGCTTCCTGGCCGCCGGACATGTGTGCAGCGTGATGGGCACGGCCGAGTACCCCGAACTCGCCGAGCGCTTCCGCGTACCGCTCGTGGTGACCGGCTTCGAACCGCTGGACATCCTCGAGGGCATCCGCCGGGCGGTGCGCCAACTGGAGCGCGGTGAGCACCGGGTGGAGAACGCGTACGAGCGTGCCGTACGCGCGGACGGCAACCCGGCCGCCGTACGCATGATCGAGGAGGTGTTCGAGGTCACCGACCGGAACTGGCGCGGCATCGGGCTCATCCCGCTGAGCGGCTGGCGGCTGACCGAGGCGTTCCGCGCGTACGACGCCGAGCACCGCTTCGACGTCACCGACATCCGCACCGAAGAGCCCGCCGAATGCCGCGCCGGCGAGGTGCTGCAGGGGCTGATCAAGCCGACCGAGTGCGCCGCGTTCGGCACCACCTGCACCCCGCGTACCCCGCTCGGCGCGACCATGGTCTCCAGCGAGGGCGCCTGCGCCGCCTACTACCTGTACCGCCGGATGAACGGCCCGACGGCGCAGGCCGGCCAGGCCCCCCGCGAGGAGATGAACCCCGTTGCCTGA
- the hypE gene encoding hydrogenase expression/formation protein HypE, which produces MPELADTTVDPANWTCPAPLRDQPLVVMGHGGGGALSAELMEQIFAPAYGNPTLAALADSAVLELGGARLAFSTDAYVVRPLFFPGGSLGDLAVNGTVNDLAMSGARPAYLSAAFVLEEGVELTVVERIARTMGTAAEAAGVVVATGDTKVVESGHGDGVYVTTAGVGLVPEGVDIRPQRARPGDAVIVSGPIGLHGVAIMSVREGLEFGVEIASDTAPLADLVAAMLAVTPDVHVLRDPTRGGLAASLNEIARASGTGVRLRERAIPVPDAVANACGFLGLDPLYVANEGRLVAFVPPSAAEEVLAAMRAHPQGTGATLIGECVAEHPGMVVVATGLGGTRVVDLPLGEQLPRIC; this is translated from the coding sequence TTGCCTGAACTCGCCGACACGACCGTCGACCCCGCGAACTGGACCTGCCCCGCCCCGCTGCGCGACCAGCCCCTCGTGGTGATGGGACACGGCGGAGGCGGCGCCCTGTCCGCCGAGCTGATGGAGCAGATCTTCGCCCCCGCCTACGGCAACCCCACCCTCGCCGCGCTCGCCGACTCCGCCGTCCTCGAACTGGGCGGCGCCCGGCTGGCGTTCTCCACCGACGCCTACGTGGTCAGGCCGCTGTTCTTCCCCGGTGGCAGCCTCGGCGACCTCGCGGTCAACGGCACCGTCAACGACCTGGCGATGAGCGGTGCCCGGCCCGCCTACCTGTCCGCCGCCTTCGTCCTGGAAGAGGGCGTGGAGCTGACCGTCGTCGAGCGGATCGCGCGCACCATGGGGACCGCGGCCGAGGCGGCCGGGGTCGTCGTGGCCACGGGCGACACCAAGGTGGTGGAATCCGGGCACGGCGACGGCGTGTACGTCACCACCGCCGGGGTGGGACTCGTCCCCGAGGGCGTGGACATCCGGCCCCAGCGTGCGCGGCCCGGTGACGCCGTCATCGTCAGCGGGCCGATCGGCCTGCACGGCGTGGCGATCATGAGCGTGCGCGAGGGGCTGGAGTTCGGCGTCGAGATCGCCAGCGACACCGCGCCGCTGGCGGACCTGGTGGCGGCGATGCTCGCGGTCACCCCGGACGTCCATGTGCTGCGCGACCCCACCCGGGGCGGTCTGGCCGCGTCCCTCAACGAGATCGCCCGGGCCTCGGGAACGGGCGTCCGGTTGCGCGAGCGGGCCATCCCGGTGCCGGACGCCGTCGCGAACGCCTGCGGCTTCCTGGGGCTCGACCCCCTCTACGTCGCCAACGAGGGCCGGCTCGTCGCGTTCGTGCCCCCTTCGGCGGCGGAGGAGGTCCTCGCGGCCATGCGCGCCCACCCGCAGGGCACCGGCGCCACGCTGATCGGGGAGTGCGTCGCCGAGCACCCCGGCATGGTCGTGGTCGCCACCGGCCTCGGCGGGACCCGGGTGGTGGACCTGCCGCTCGGTGAGCAGCTACCGCGGATCTGCTGA
- the hypA gene encoding hydrogenase maturation nickel metallochaperone HypA yields MHELSIATAIIERADELARADGTDTVSAVTVRVGELAGVVPDALDFAFEVARDGTPLAAARLVVEEVPAQAYCGPCAKEFPVGMPPFFWCPRCDQPSTELRSGRELEIIGID; encoded by the coding sequence GTGCACGAGTTGTCGATCGCGACGGCGATCATCGAGCGGGCCGACGAACTCGCCCGGGCGGACGGGACGGACACCGTCTCGGCGGTGACCGTCCGGGTCGGCGAGCTGGCGGGAGTCGTCCCCGACGCGCTGGACTTCGCCTTCGAGGTGGCCCGTGACGGCACCCCTCTCGCTGCCGCCCGGCTCGTGGTCGAGGAGGTCCCCGCGCAGGCCTACTGCGGCCCGTGCGCCAAGGAGTTCCCGGTGGGCATGCCGCCGTTCTTCTGGTGCCCGCGCTGCGACCAGCCCTCCACCGAGCTGCGCAGTGGCCGGGAACTGGAGATCATCGGGATCGACTGA
- a CDS encoding DUF5947 family protein, giving the protein MTMDGALARLIRSSADLTVAADAERCDLCAAPVPDEHAHLYDTGEEQVRCACGPCSVLFADSGAGEGRHRLVPRRRIRLPRVDTEVLGVPVGLVFFVPRADGTVTAEGPSPAGAMRWEVDAAAWQRMVAACPQLASIAPDVEALLVNTVHGLDHHWIVPVDDCYRMVAVVRREWQGLSGGGRVWPAVERFFEDLTERP; this is encoded by the coding sequence GTGACCATGGACGGAGCCCTGGCCCGCCTCATCCGCTCCTCGGCCGACCTGACCGTGGCGGCCGACGCGGAGCGGTGCGACCTGTGCGCCGCGCCGGTGCCCGACGAGCACGCTCACCTGTACGACACCGGGGAGGAGCAGGTGCGCTGTGCCTGCGGCCCCTGCTCGGTGCTGTTCGCCGACAGCGGTGCGGGCGAGGGGCGCCACCGGCTCGTTCCCCGCAGGCGGATCCGGCTCCCCCGGGTGGACACTGAGGTCCTGGGCGTGCCCGTGGGCCTGGTCTTCTTCGTGCCCCGGGCCGACGGCACGGTCACCGCCGAGGGCCCGAGCCCGGCCGGGGCCATGCGATGGGAGGTGGACGCGGCGGCCTGGCAGCGGATGGTCGCGGCGTGTCCGCAGCTGGCCTCCATCGCACCGGACGTGGAGGCCCTGCTCGTGAACACCGTGCACGGCCTCGACCACCACTGGATCGTGCCCGTCGACGACTGCTACCGGATGGTCGCCGTCGTACGCCGGGAATGGCAGGGCCTGTCCGGCGGCGGCCGGGTCTGGCCGGCCGTCGAGCGGTTCTTCGAGGACCTCACCGAGCGTCCGTGA